From a single Collibacillus ludicampi genomic region:
- the pyrF gene encoding orotidine-5'-phosphate decarboxylase, translating to MKNIQERIYIALDMDNMDDALRLVDRLGDTFRSYKVGMQLYNLVGPELVSRLHAEGCRIFADLKFHDIPNTVACAADTMTRQGVAMFNVHVAGGVEMMRRAKQAAEKRAKECGKQIPLVIGVTQLTSTSQQVLNEEIGITGTVEEAVIRYAKLAKEAGLDGVVASGHEVTAIREACGDDFVTVIPGIRPIWAEKNDQVRVMTPRRALEAGAHYLVIGRAITAASDPKSAALRILEEIQD from the coding sequence ATGAAGAACATACAAGAACGAATTTATATAGCTCTCGACATGGACAACATGGATGACGCGTTGAGACTTGTGGATCGCTTGGGTGATACGTTTCGTTCGTACAAAGTCGGGATGCAATTATATAATCTGGTGGGTCCTGAACTGGTTTCGCGCTTGCATGCGGAAGGGTGCCGCATATTTGCAGACTTGAAGTTTCATGACATCCCCAATACGGTCGCCTGTGCGGCCGATACGATGACCCGTCAAGGTGTCGCCATGTTTAATGTCCATGTGGCGGGCGGAGTTGAGATGATGCGCCGCGCCAAACAAGCGGCAGAAAAGAGGGCGAAGGAATGCGGAAAACAAATTCCTCTCGTTATCGGAGTTACACAATTGACTTCCACTTCTCAACAAGTGTTGAATGAGGAAATCGGCATCACCGGAACGGTCGAGGAGGCGGTCATCCGTTACGCGAAACTTGCGAAAGAGGCAGGGCTTGACGGAGTGGTTGCATCCGGACATGAGGTCACGGCGATACGAGAGGCATGCGGCGATGATTTCGTCACAGTAATCCCGGGAATTCGCCCGATATGGGCAGAGAAAAACGATCAGGTGCGCGTGATGACGCCCCGTCGCGCTCTCGAAGCGGGTGCCCATTATCTGGTCATCGGCAGGGCGATTACCGCAGCAAGTGATCCCAAATCGGCTGCTCTCCGTATCTTGGAAGAGATCCAAGACTGA
- the pyrE gene encoding orotate phosphoribosyltransferase: MLLQIGAVTLRPKEPFTWTSGIKSPIYCDNRLTISYPYIRDTIANGFQKIITEQFGAVDVLAGTATAGIPHAAFVAQKMMLPMAYVREKAKGHGKENRIEGIISEGARVVVFEDTISTGGSSLKAVEAVREAGADVAGVVAIYHYEFDRAIRSFAEMRVPCFTLTNYSTLIDVAREEGFINEEELAVLREWKENPEGYAWK; the protein is encoded by the coding sequence ATGTTGTTACAGATCGGCGCTGTCACCTTGCGGCCTAAGGAACCTTTCACTTGGACATCGGGAATCAAATCTCCCATTTACTGTGATAACAGACTTACAATCTCTTATCCGTATATCCGCGATACGATCGCTAACGGTTTCCAGAAAATCATTACGGAACAATTCGGGGCTGTGGACGTCTTGGCCGGAACGGCGACCGCCGGCATTCCCCATGCCGCGTTTGTGGCACAGAAAATGATGCTTCCGATGGCATATGTACGTGAAAAAGCCAAAGGACATGGGAAAGAAAATCGGATCGAAGGGATCATTTCCGAAGGGGCGCGAGTGGTCGTATTTGAAGACACGATCTCCACGGGAGGCTCTTCCTTAAAAGCTGTGGAAGCGGTACGCGAGGCAGGTGCAGATGTAGCGGGGGTCGTTGCCATTTATCATTACGAATTCGATCGAGCGATACGATCATTTGCAGAAATGCGTGTTCCGTGTTTTACATTGACAAATTATAGCACGTTGATTGATGTTGCGCGCGAAGAAGGTTTTATTAACGAAGAGGAACTCGCGGTACTCCGTGAATGGAAGGAAAATCCGGAAGGATATGCCTGGAAGTGA
- a CDS encoding Crp/Fnr family transcriptional regulator: MEDCTICALHEYELFKDLNQAELELLGKRSQATIVPKREYIFTPDSPSDAVYMLKKGRVRISRLSETGKHFTLVILEPGDIFGENAIFGDEPRRNFAEALDDAHICMIDKRDFETIAAQNPRMSLKLAQIVEQRLAEAQEQMENLVFYDVQTRLARLLLKLADIHGKRTESGAVQIGIKLTHEDIASLIGSTRETTSKILNEFKSAGYIDVIKRHILLLDQQSLASM, encoded by the coding sequence GTGGAGGATTGTACAATCTGCGCGTTGCATGAATACGAGCTCTTTAAAGATCTCAATCAAGCGGAACTTGAGTTGCTTGGAAAACGAAGCCAAGCGACGATCGTTCCGAAGAGAGAGTACATCTTTACCCCTGATTCCCCAAGCGATGCGGTCTATATGTTGAAAAAAGGCCGGGTGAGAATCTCGCGCCTCTCAGAAACGGGGAAGCATTTTACCCTGGTCATTTTAGAACCGGGAGACATATTTGGTGAGAATGCCATCTTTGGCGACGAACCGCGGCGTAATTTTGCCGAAGCGCTCGATGACGCACATATCTGTATGATTGATAAACGCGATTTTGAGACGATTGCGGCGCAAAACCCGCGCATGTCCCTGAAACTGGCTCAGATCGTCGAACAGCGTTTGGCAGAAGCGCAAGAACAGATGGAGAATCTCGTCTTCTATGATGTACAGACGCGTCTGGCCCGGCTCCTTCTCAAATTGGCGGATATTCACGGCAAGCGTACAGAAAGCGGAGCTGTTCAGATCGGTATCAAGCTTACCCATGAAGATATAGCGAGCCTGATTGGTTCAACGCGTGAAACGACGAGTAAAATATTAAATGAGTTTAAATCGGCAGGTTATATCGACGTGATCAAACGTCACATTCTTTTACTTGATCAACAATCGCTTGCGAGTATGTGA
- a CDS encoding PD-(D/E)XK nuclease family protein, giving the protein MKRGVIVLHRPGSAAFGVVLEDVIRFANEGHVAYVLPSQKLVPRALRRLAQESTDLQKRVDVRTFDRFVRSLARSSKTLLTSEQQKLTVLMAVERAAKKQPFSYFRDSLTHTGWLRAIEEWIGEMKRAAVTVEQLRELWSNGTQKQKELFMIFSTYQELLAAMGLVDHEEEYLEMIDWLKNTENHVQDVPKRVVLEHFYDLNQLQAHALQVLAERGVEIYFHVEYDGTRKHVFTEAHRTIDILQSIGFDVENERNVQVQSLRTADLQFLIDRFYVPDFSVQQRNGKSVEIVESSSRLREVEAVAARIKTFVREQGYSLQEIGIVVANMEEYEDVLLSVMERAGIPLFFAKKQRLNENTLIQSVLQFLRVRIEHPKDFTHMWLSPYFPWGEKSGELLEIYRALGKPSSAEEWQIRVEQLIKSHLDSGNLEEEKRIRQLFSQGLWLYQLLEQIPEAATVDQFAVMIRNLEELGGFHQGFRRLLEDEDERAFLLVTRDMKALVALHEVMDEIGNLAAMAGEADKEIPLSEYVRRLQLSCENKEFAYQSGVKGGVHIVHPNHIRGQMWRAVFAIGMLEGEFPRAVKNDWLLPDEERYDLEQAHIRLWSSRDLYNGQSYRFYMTAASAREKLILSYPSTGSNGKERLRSTFVEEVLRLFDKESVKFHSIAISDVVPQSYGECVTMERFTEKVIADISSCPDQPTLALFRYRPLRERLRNLYPRIQVEWERRGREFGAFDGVLQSAHVKQRVQEMFAHHVWSASQLETLMQCRFAFFAERLLHLSSWEEEDDAMSPMEQGNLLHMILFRFMREKKGIVWQTHEKESLLQELLARAKMEINKYRETHALQRRNPVLWQIDEERLLLQLRRFFDVEWKRRESERMGLSPDLLEISFGMPVDVENADERSRKESISLTFGDQTIRMRGKIDRVDTSPDGHFVVYDYKKGTAPVSQQVREGIYIQLPLYLWVLEKGFGFDLAKAQGAAYFTQNDRNQGFWRKESLKELGIHHSVSSKIEQSEWEDVMKTIEQRIANTLQLAMQGNFAVVPAIECPSYCRFRHVCRFSEERLQTRND; this is encoded by the coding sequence ATGAAAAGAGGGGTCATCGTACTGCACCGGCCAGGGAGTGCTGCTTTCGGCGTCGTACTGGAGGATGTCATTCGCTTTGCTAATGAGGGACATGTCGCCTACGTTCTCCCTTCCCAAAAACTTGTACCGCGAGCGCTCCGTCGCTTGGCACAAGAATCTACTGATTTGCAAAAAAGGGTCGATGTACGTACATTTGACAGGTTTGTCCGCAGTCTGGCCCGGAGCAGTAAAACGTTACTTACATCGGAACAACAGAAATTGACAGTCCTCATGGCGGTTGAGCGTGCCGCAAAGAAGCAGCCTTTTTCTTATTTTCGCGATTCGCTGACACATACCGGTTGGTTGCGCGCGATCGAAGAGTGGATCGGCGAAATGAAACGCGCCGCCGTGACGGTCGAACAGTTACGGGAACTATGGTCGAACGGGACACAAAAACAGAAAGAGCTTTTCATGATTTTTTCGACCTACCAAGAGCTTTTGGCTGCCATGGGGCTGGTTGATCATGAAGAAGAGTATCTTGAGATGATCGACTGGTTAAAAAATACCGAAAATCACGTTCAGGATGTACCCAAGCGGGTGGTTCTCGAACATTTTTACGATTTGAATCAATTGCAAGCCCATGCTTTACAGGTATTGGCTGAACGGGGAGTCGAGATCTATTTTCACGTTGAATATGACGGGACGAGAAAACATGTGTTTACGGAAGCGCACCGAACGATTGATATTTTGCAATCGATCGGTTTCGATGTTGAAAACGAGAGGAATGTACAAGTGCAGAGTTTACGAACGGCCGACCTGCAATTTCTCATTGATCGATTTTATGTACCCGATTTCTCCGTTCAACAAAGGAACGGAAAATCTGTTGAAATCGTTGAATCATCGAGCCGTCTGCGTGAAGTGGAAGCGGTTGCGGCCCGTATCAAAACATTCGTGCGGGAACAAGGATATTCACTGCAGGAAATCGGGATCGTTGTTGCCAATATGGAAGAGTATGAGGATGTACTTTTATCCGTCATGGAAAGGGCAGGAATCCCCCTGTTTTTCGCGAAAAAACAGAGGTTGAACGAAAACACGCTAATTCAGAGTGTACTACAATTTCTTCGTGTACGTATCGAACATCCCAAAGATTTCACTCATATGTGGCTGAGCCCATACTTTCCATGGGGCGAAAAATCGGGCGAGCTGCTTGAAATCTATCGTGCACTCGGAAAGCCTTCGTCTGCGGAAGAGTGGCAAATACGCGTTGAGCAGTTAATCAAATCCCATCTGGATTCAGGAAATTTGGAAGAAGAGAAGCGGATTCGACAGCTCTTCTCACAGGGATTATGGCTCTACCAATTGCTCGAACAGATCCCCGAAGCAGCGACAGTCGATCAGTTTGCCGTTATGATACGAAACCTCGAGGAGCTTGGGGGTTTTCATCAAGGGTTCCGCCGACTGTTGGAAGATGAGGACGAACGCGCATTTTTACTGGTTACGCGTGATATGAAAGCATTGGTCGCTCTTCATGAAGTCATGGATGAGATCGGGAATCTTGCGGCGATGGCGGGTGAAGCGGACAAAGAGATTCCCTTGTCGGAATATGTTCGACGCTTGCAGCTCTCTTGCGAGAACAAAGAGTTTGCCTATCAATCGGGGGTCAAAGGCGGTGTGCATATCGTTCATCCGAACCATATCCGCGGACAAATGTGGCGTGCCGTGTTTGCCATCGGGATGTTGGAAGGGGAGTTCCCCCGCGCAGTAAAAAACGATTGGCTTTTGCCGGATGAAGAACGGTACGATCTAGAACAAGCCCATATCCGGCTATGGTCGTCACGCGATCTTTATAATGGACAGAGTTACCGCTTTTATATGACAGCGGCTTCCGCACGAGAAAAGTTGATTCTCTCCTACCCGTCAACAGGAAGCAACGGAAAAGAACGGTTACGTTCCACGTTTGTCGAGGAGGTTCTGCGGCTCTTTGACAAAGAGAGCGTGAAGTTTCACTCGATCGCGATATCTGACGTTGTACCGCAGAGTTATGGGGAATGCGTAACGATGGAAAGATTCACGGAAAAGGTGATCGCTGATATTTCTTCCTGTCCGGATCAACCTACCTTGGCACTCTTCAGGTATCGTCCGTTGAGAGAACGACTCCGAAATCTCTACCCGCGCATCCAAGTCGAGTGGGAGAGGAGAGGCAGGGAGTTTGGAGCGTTCGACGGCGTCTTGCAGTCAGCTCATGTGAAGCAAAGGGTTCAGGAGATGTTCGCGCATCATGTATGGAGCGCATCTCAGCTGGAAACATTGATGCAATGCCGCTTTGCCTTTTTTGCGGAACGTCTCCTTCATCTCTCTTCCTGGGAAGAAGAGGATGACGCGATGTCTCCGATGGAACAGGGGAATCTGCTGCATATGATTTTATTTCGCTTCATGCGGGAGAAAAAGGGAATCGTTTGGCAAACGCATGAGAAAGAATCCCTGTTGCAAGAATTGCTTGCTCGCGCGAAAATGGAGATCAACAAATACCGGGAAACACATGCGCTGCAGAGACGGAACCCCGTGTTGTGGCAGATCGATGAAGAGCGTTTGCTTTTACAGTTAAGGCGTTTTTTTGATGTGGAATGGAAGAGGCGTGAAAGCGAACGGATGGGACTGTCCCCGGACTTGCTGGAGATTTCATTCGGCATGCCTGTGGACGTGGAGAATGCGGACGAACGTTCCCGAAAAGAGTCCATTTCTTTGACCTTTGGCGATCAGACGATCCGTATGCGAGGGAAGATCGACCGTGTGGATACATCGCCGGACGGACATTTTGTAGTATACGACTACAAAAAAGGGACGGCCCCTGTTTCGCAGCAAGTGAGAGAAGGGATCTATATCCAATTGCCTCTCTATCTCTGGGTTTTGGAGAAGGGATTCGGTTTTGACTTGGCCAAGGCACAGGGGGCCGCGTATTTCACGCAAAATGATCGCAACCAAGGATTTTGGCGGAAGGAGTCATTGAAAGAGTTAGGGATTCATCATAGTGTCTCTAGCAAGATCGAGCAGAGCGAGTGGGAAGATGTCATGAAAACCATAGAGCAACGGATTGCTAATACGCTGCAACTCGCCATGCAGGGGAATTTTGCTGTTGTTCCCGCGATCGAATGTCCTTCCTATTGCAGGTTCCGTCATGTGTGCCGCTTTTCTGAAGAACGATTGCAGACACGGAATGATTGA
- a CDS encoding UvrD-helicase domain-containing protein, translating into MITLDTQVSSLTPEQKLTVDSLHVNTIVPAGAGAGKTRVLVERFLQIVEENPRGRENVLETIIAITFTEKAALEMRERVRRGIEEKIKHFHEKGDFQTLVKWQKALNDLYRASISTFHSFCARLLREYPVEAGIDPRFSVLDDTESAWLLKEAVEEAIQNRIMRDHAMKKMVVAFGYPRIVNEVTSLYQVIAGSGLSLDEVRDRTWMDWESAKQEMQTFLAARVEELLVAGDGLADYPVSTKTSQEFRSLWETWRKHIRSSAKDVERLMEVLDALCVFVKKSWGRNPELTKAKNDFKDHVLLPLQERLQAFCYHAFERESLHSLLDLLTETEKRYSRAKREAGGIDFDELQIRALQLLERHEEVRRKVQAQIDFLMVDEFQDTNDLQKRLIRLLVERENEIPKGSLFIVGDPKQSIYRFRGADVTIFSEMQKEIEEMDGRIAPLVNNFRSDPRLIEFVNGFFTKILAGDPSSPNYYRPAVAKGKMARGDTPVECLLIPQKDEREEGEEYRTIEARWIARRIHDLLQEGYRFGDITILFRSMSNVKLYERALAEAAIPFYVVGGRGFYQKQEIRDLVHVLTWLTDRSNRIAWAGMLRSPYVGLSDDALFLLAQAGVNLYEVETWKDISGLSETDREKMNVFCSWFLPLQKQAGRVPVDHLIRELIEGSGIRAILLTTPDGRQSCANLDKFLDFARSFRVQSSSSLLEFLERVELLTEEEVRETEAAIETPDSDSVQLMTIHQSKGLEFPVVILPDLSRVPKHDTSLFYFDRFRGITSCIVDEDEKKMPLRHLDLKQINHRLEQEESVRVLYVAVTRAKERFIFTLMPEEAKEKERRDILEYRKWSEWFDAVMDISGIDRDRGVWNVELSGQPFVIRVLEYDGKGRPSDETIGYSIMRDLFEKELYEPKDSVVPEECAGIEPFVSEGEAPVPLSVSAIMTYSTCPRQYYLAYVLQMPRWEYGGTDEDDREAMTEWEDAVSANGEDRDVVGPLAVSLSPALRGMVAHKVIEILRAPSEHHPLAASEKEIETAIHEAVRQLDVDALYIPYLFPDVKRWINQYVQSDHYRKAAVAKWLNEVRFTLPLNGYLVEGIIDRLSVHEDGTLTVIDFKTNRLREKRDFFIKVKLYMPQLRIYALAAEVIMGRQPDKVALHFLDWGDQYEKRVDSQWMEEALLETERLLQAMKNSKNLQDHPTKPGPHCKSCTYRAVCKAAEEDSTPYRPHVEYVNL; encoded by the coding sequence ATGATCACCCTCGATACTCAAGTGTCCTCGTTGACTCCTGAGCAGAAGTTGACGGTCGATTCGCTGCATGTCAACACGATCGTCCCGGCGGGTGCGGGCGCGGGAAAAACGCGTGTCTTGGTCGAACGTTTTTTGCAAATTGTGGAGGAAAATCCTAGAGGACGCGAGAATGTTCTGGAGACGATCATCGCGATTACGTTTACGGAGAAAGCGGCTTTGGAAATGAGAGAGCGTGTGCGGCGGGGAATCGAAGAAAAAATCAAGCATTTCCACGAAAAAGGGGATTTTCAAACACTCGTCAAATGGCAAAAGGCATTGAATGACCTGTACCGTGCATCCATTTCAACATTTCATTCCTTTTGTGCCCGCCTCTTGCGGGAGTACCCGGTGGAAGCTGGGATTGACCCCCGTTTCTCCGTCCTCGATGACACGGAAAGTGCCTGGCTGCTGAAAGAGGCGGTTGAAGAGGCCATTCAGAATCGAATCATGCGCGATCATGCGATGAAGAAAATGGTTGTCGCATTTGGATATCCGCGCATCGTGAACGAAGTGACATCGCTTTATCAAGTGATTGCGGGAAGCGGTCTGTCGCTTGATGAGGTGAGAGACAGAACTTGGATGGATTGGGAATCGGCGAAACAGGAGATGCAAACGTTTCTTGCCGCGAGGGTGGAGGAACTGTTGGTAGCCGGTGATGGATTGGCTGACTATCCCGTATCAACGAAAACCAGTCAAGAGTTCCGTTCGCTGTGGGAGACATGGCGCAAACACATCCGTTCATCCGCGAAGGATGTCGAGCGGTTGATGGAAGTACTCGATGCATTGTGTGTCTTCGTCAAGAAATCATGGGGGAGAAATCCTGAACTGACGAAAGCAAAAAATGATTTCAAAGATCACGTACTCCTCCCACTTCAGGAACGGCTGCAAGCGTTTTGCTATCATGCCTTTGAACGTGAATCACTTCACAGTCTTTTGGATCTGTTAACAGAAACGGAAAAACGATACAGTCGGGCCAAGCGGGAAGCGGGAGGGATCGATTTTGACGAATTGCAAATCCGTGCGCTTCAATTGTTGGAACGACATGAAGAAGTCCGACGAAAAGTACAGGCACAGATCGATTTTTTGATGGTAGACGAGTTTCAGGACACGAACGATTTGCAGAAACGATTGATTCGTCTGTTAGTAGAAAGGGAAAACGAAATTCCCAAGGGATCGCTCTTTATCGTCGGCGATCCGAAACAGTCGATCTATCGCTTTCGCGGTGCCGATGTGACCATTTTTTCCGAAATGCAAAAAGAGATCGAAGAAATGGATGGACGCATCGCCCCGCTTGTAAACAATTTTCGCTCGGATCCCCGATTGATTGAATTTGTCAATGGTTTTTTCACGAAAATCCTGGCGGGAGATCCATCATCTCCTAATTATTACCGTCCTGCCGTGGCAAAAGGGAAGATGGCAAGAGGGGATACACCTGTTGAATGTTTACTCATTCCTCAAAAAGACGAGCGAGAAGAAGGGGAGGAATACAGAACCATTGAGGCGCGTTGGATCGCTCGGCGCATACATGACTTGCTGCAGGAAGGATACCGCTTCGGTGATATCACGATTCTGTTTCGCTCGATGTCAAATGTCAAATTGTATGAAAGAGCACTGGCTGAAGCGGCCATTCCGTTTTATGTCGTTGGGGGACGGGGTTTTTATCAGAAGCAGGAGATTCGCGATCTCGTGCATGTTTTGACTTGGTTGACCGATCGATCCAACCGGATCGCTTGGGCGGGGATGTTGCGTTCACCGTATGTGGGTCTGTCGGATGATGCTTTGTTTTTGCTTGCACAAGCAGGCGTGAATCTGTACGAAGTAGAAACGTGGAAGGATATTTCCGGACTCTCGGAAACAGATCGCGAGAAAATGAACGTTTTCTGCTCCTGGTTTTTGCCTTTGCAAAAACAGGCCGGGCGTGTTCCAGTCGATCATCTCATCCGGGAGTTGATCGAAGGGAGCGGGATCCGGGCGATCCTTTTAACGACACCTGATGGCAGGCAGTCTTGCGCCAATTTGGACAAGTTTCTCGATTTTGCCCGTAGTTTTCGCGTACAGAGTTCATCTTCCTTACTGGAGTTTCTCGAACGGGTGGAACTTTTGACAGAGGAGGAAGTACGCGAAACGGAAGCGGCGATCGAGACTCCTGACAGCGATTCGGTTCAATTGATGACGATTCACCAGTCAAAAGGTTTGGAGTTTCCGGTCGTCATTCTGCCCGATCTTTCACGTGTACCGAAACATGACACCTCCCTTTTTTATTTTGATCGTTTTCGGGGGATTACGTCTTGTATTGTGGATGAGGACGAGAAAAAAATGCCTTTGCGCCATTTGGATCTCAAACAGATCAATCACCGCCTCGAACAGGAAGAATCGGTGCGGGTGCTTTATGTGGCGGTAACGAGGGCGAAAGAACGCTTCATATTCACGCTGATGCCCGAGGAAGCGAAAGAGAAAGAACGGCGTGATATTCTTGAGTACCGAAAGTGGAGCGAATGGTTTGATGCAGTTATGGACATTTCCGGAATCGACCGGGATAGAGGCGTATGGAACGTTGAACTCTCGGGACAGCCGTTTGTGATTCGTGTGCTGGAGTATGACGGGAAAGGCCGACCGTCGGACGAAACGATTGGTTATTCAATAATGAGGGACCTTTTTGAAAAGGAGTTGTATGAACCAAAGGATTCGGTGGTTCCGGAGGAATGTGCAGGGATCGAACCTTTTGTTTCGGAAGGAGAAGCGCCCGTTCCACTCTCCGTCTCAGCGATCATGACGTATTCTACCTGTCCGCGACAATATTATCTCGCGTATGTGTTACAGATGCCACGGTGGGAATACGGAGGCACAGATGAAGATGACCGCGAAGCGATGACAGAATGGGAGGATGCCGTTTCGGCGAACGGTGAAGATCGCGATGTTGTCGGTCCGCTCGCAGTCTCTTTGTCACCTGCTCTGCGCGGAATGGTCGCTCATAAAGTGATCGAAATCTTGCGTGCGCCCAGCGAGCATCATCCATTGGCGGCAAGCGAGAAGGAAATCGAAACAGCGATCCATGAGGCTGTACGTCAATTGGACGTTGATGCACTTTATATTCCGTATCTCTTCCCCGATGTGAAGCGCTGGATAAACCAATATGTACAAAGCGATCATTATCGAAAAGCGGCAGTAGCGAAGTGGTTGAATGAGGTGCGTTTCACTCTCCCATTGAACGGATATCTGGTGGAAGGTATCATCGACCGATTGTCAGTACATGAAGACGGCACGTTAACGGTGATTGATTTCAAGACCAACCGTTTACGGGAAAAGAGAGATTTTTTTATCAAAGTGAAACTATATATGCCACAGCTCCGTATCTACGCTCTCGCTGCTGAGGTTATCATGGGACGGCAACCGGATAAAGTAGCTCTGCATTTTCTCGATTGGGGCGATCAATACGAAAAACGCGTCGATTCGCAGTGGATGGAAGAGGCGCTTTTGGAGACGGAACGTTTGCTGCAAGCGATGAAAAACAGCAAGAACTTGCAGGATCATCCGACAAAACCGGGCCCTCATTGCAAAAGCTGCACATATCGCGCGGTTTGCAAAGCGGCAGAAGAGGATTCAACTCCATATAGGCCCCATGTGGAATACGTAAACCTTTAA
- a CDS encoding S8 family serine peptidase: MRNRIWVAGALVSVLALTTLLTPRPITPDSKRPFITTNRTPGGPGAHEQKQRALTNQQIAAQDLARTTALCVRDCRHSLQTLANRLQHTTDPAMRIQLFRQAMKEHPQFLSVRLTHFSPPSVLAEGDTKNEKAAREAVEQVKQTQAFYLSDLYETQNVKGTPQLIMTMGVPIFIHSKIAGVLTADTSVEYIRDVTRKVDHEMGTRTILHNHDGSTVRMHEKAHASAIEDHPSRVQAAVDGSRWKVSSAPKDAKEMKPRLKHHEVVVRFARPLTSAEEQKIRTDIQGICVRKNTRNSCVFRSDTKTVDELVAYFKSHPSVQHVEPNILYHPNELPNDILYQRYQWNLPMIHTDSAWRETTGNPHVVIAVVDTGVDLNHPEFQGQLVPGYNIVDQNDNPQDDNGHGTHVAGIIAARTNNVEGIAGIDWHSKIMPVKTMGADGSGSVFDIADGIIWAVDHGAQVINLSLGEYEDSAYLHDAIRYAKDKNVVVVSAMGNDNTNKPSYPAAYPEVLAVCATDENGNRADFSNYGPNAGISAPGVSIASTYPDHRYAALSGTSMASPHIAGVAGLIRAINPNLSADQVVDILKRTATDIGAPGKDPYFGSGLVNVQSAIDTAKNFKP; encoded by the coding sequence ATGCGTAACCGCATATGGGTTGCCGGAGCTCTCGTCTCCGTTCTCGCATTAACCACTCTCCTGACGCCGCGCCCGATCACACCTGACTCCAAAAGGCCCTTTATCACGACAAACCGAACGCCTGGCGGACCTGGAGCACATGAGCAAAAACAAAGGGCGCTGACCAACCAACAGATTGCCGCGCAAGATCTTGCGCGAACGACCGCTTTATGCGTCAGGGACTGTCGCCATTCATTGCAGACACTGGCCAATCGATTGCAACACACAACCGATCCGGCTATGCGCATTCAACTGTTTCGTCAGGCGATGAAAGAACATCCGCAATTTCTTTCCGTGCGCCTGACTCATTTCTCTCCACCATCCGTCTTGGCTGAAGGAGACACGAAAAATGAGAAAGCGGCAAGAGAAGCGGTAGAACAGGTCAAACAAACGCAAGCATTCTATCTTTCCGATCTTTACGAAACGCAAAACGTCAAGGGAACACCTCAACTCATCATGACGATGGGAGTGCCGATCTTCATCCATTCAAAAATTGCGGGGGTGTTAACAGCCGATACCAGCGTGGAATACATCCGCGACGTGACGCGAAAAGTCGATCACGAGATGGGTACGCGTACCATCCTGCACAACCATGACGGTTCGACTGTACGAATGCATGAAAAAGCGCATGCTTCAGCGATCGAAGATCATCCGTCACGTGTGCAAGCGGCGGTAGACGGATCCCGTTGGAAAGTGTCCAGTGCTCCCAAAGACGCGAAAGAGATGAAACCACGTTTGAAGCATCATGAAGTGGTTGTTCGTTTTGCAAGACCTCTCACTTCCGCCGAAGAACAAAAAATCCGTACGGATATTCAAGGGATTTGCGTGAGGAAGAATACTCGCAATTCCTGTGTGTTTCGTTCCGATACGAAAACGGTGGATGAACTTGTCGCCTATTTTAAATCACATCCATCCGTTCAACATGTTGAGCCGAACATCCTTTATCACCCAAATGAATTACCCAACGATATTTTGTACCAAAGGTACCAATGGAATCTGCCGATGATTCATACGGATTCCGCTTGGAGGGAAACGACGGGAAACCCGCATGTGGTCATCGCTGTGGTCGATACGGGTGTTGACTTGAACCACCCGGAATTCCAAGGACAATTAGTGCCAGGATACAATATTGTCGATCAGAACGATAATCCACAGGACGATAACGGACACGGTACACACGTAGCCGGGATCATCGCAGCGCGTACGAATAACGTTGAAGGGATCGCCGGAATCGATTGGCATTCGAAAATCATGCCGGTGAAAACGATGGGGGCGGACGGTTCGGGCTCTGTCTTCGATATCGCCGACGGCATCATTTGGGCTGTCGATCACGGTGCTCAGGTCATCAACCTTTCCCTTGGGGAATACGAAGATTCCGCATATTTGCATGATGCGATCCGCTATGCCAAAGACAAAAATGTAGTCGTCGTCTCCGCTATGGGCAATGATAATACCAATAAACCGAGTTATCCGGCCGCTTATCCGGAAGTATTAGCCGTATGTGCAACCGATGAGAATGGAAATCGTGCCGATTTCTCCAATTATGGACCGAATGCTGGAATTTCCGCACCCGGTGTTTCGATCGCCAGCACATATCCCGATCACCGCTACGCGGCTCTTTCGGGAACATCGATGGCATCTCCGCATATCGCCGGTGTTGCAGGTCTGATACGAGCCATAAACCCCAATTTATCGGCCGATCAAGTTGTCGACATTTTGAAACGAACAGCCACAGATATTGGAGCACCTGGCAAAGATCCTTACTTTGGCTCCGGGCTCGTCAATGTCCAATCGGCGATCGACACAGCGAAGAATTTTAAACCATAA